In Cicer arietinum cultivar CDC Frontier isolate Library 1 chromosome 7, Cicar.CDCFrontier_v2.0, whole genome shotgun sequence, a single window of DNA contains:
- the LOC101513353 gene encoding E3 ubiquitin-protein ligase RMA3-like, translated as MESTCFGSNEKVSLKRKSKSTTAEIAISNSENGCFDCNICLESAHDPVVTLCGHLYCWPCLYKWLNVQTSSVEPHQRQTCPVCKTVISHTSLVPLYGRGKSSSETEAKKLQVGLGIPHRPPPYNLNAMLTSNRASNSHHAEQLHPNYFQSSQSQPFHYQHYFPQLYGGYGANGLPYLGGAAMTSFFNPVIGLFGEMVLTRIFGVSDANSFSYPQNGSTSPRMRRQEMQIDKSLNRVSIFLLCCIILCLLLF; from the coding sequence ATGGAATCTACATGCTTTGGTTCTAATGAGAAAGTCTCACTAAAGCGAAAATCGAAATCCACTACAGCAGAGATAGCAATCTCTAATAGTGAAAATGGTTGCTTTGATTGCAATATTTGTTTGGAATCAGCACATGACCCTGTGGTTACTCTCTGTGGTCACCTCTATTGCTGGCCATGCTTATACAAGTGGCTTAATGTCCAAACCTCTTCGGTTGAGCCGCATCAACGGCAGACATGCCCGGTTTGTAAAACTGTGATCTCCCATACTTCATTAGTTCCTCTTTACGGCCGCGGAAAATCTAGTTCAGAAACAGAAGCCAAGAAACTCCAGGTCGGTTTAGGTATACCTCATAGACCACCTCCTTACAACTTGAATGCCATGTTAACTTCTAATCGGGCATCAAATTCACATCACGCGGAGCAACTCCATCCAAACTATTTCCAGTCATCACAATCACAGCCATTTCATTATCAGCACTACTTTCCTCAACTTTATGGAGGTTATGGTGCCAATGGATTACCTTATCTTGGTGGTGCTGCTATGACTAGTTTCTTCAATCCGgtgattggtttgtttggagagaTGGTGTTGACAAGGATATTTGGGGTCTCTGATGCAAATTCGTTTTCTTACCCTCAAAATGGAAGTACTAGTCCTAGAATGAGAAGACAGGAGATGCAGATTGACAAGTCTTTAAACAGAGTTTCTATCTTTCTTCTTTGTTGTATCATTTTGTGTCTTCTCTTGTTTTGA